The following proteins come from a genomic window of Nicotiana tomentosiformis chromosome 12, ASM39032v3, whole genome shotgun sequence:
- the LOC104108264 gene encoding uncharacterized protein, with protein MDDDSFRARVHKVFGALSSSAPSSAWSLTDDEVEKKEWNRSALKEDDDQTLSSSSYDGLFKQNRRRNMNDPNDEESGFEHPNDVWDIRSSIGLDSTLDNEDEEDEYDRVAEGRVGAGDRLYMKNVIDQETSYDPSGRSIRRDARANHMAAQVRLKEDADAAVKCETHFDGITLYGEQHSTEPLQVHSKVKPILKRARKSENGELKSAKRVRFNPSCKDECEGASELEVSWAAPAAANSSSQENESILDNSRPNVPDHILNPSKYIHYSLDSSSKLDDESNIQACAYLLEEVKKLKHDQLARETMDVSATNPKSPAFVPRQKNSYAIAANDATPSKEMIKDACNESLHPKGFPVAIAAVEAQESGDPMEEDMEAHVGDNNIVSHKQERSYRRTRSIGYIPFARNNC; from the exons ATGGACGATGACAGCTTCAGAGCCCGTGTACACAAAGTTTTCGGCGCTCTCTCTTCATCAGCACCGTCGTCGGCGTGGTCTCTCACCGACGATGAAGTGGAGAAGAAAGAGTGGAACCGGAGCGCACTGAAAGAGGATGATGACCAAACCCTTTCTTCTTCGTCATATGATGGATTATTCAAACAAAATCGCAGGAGGAACATGAATGATCCAAATGATGAGGAAAGTGGTTTTGAGCACCCTAATGATGTTTGGGATATCAGATCCTCCATTGGCTTGGATTCCACGCTTGATAATGAG GACGAGGAAGATGAATATGATAGAGTGGCGGAAGGCAGAGTGGGTGCTGGTGATCGCTTGTACATGAAGAATGTTATTGATCAGGAAACATCTTATGATCCTTCAGGACGTAGCATCCGTAGAGACGCACGTGCAAATCATATGGCTGCACAAGTTAGGCTGAAGGAAGATGCTGATGCTGCTGTGAAATGTGAAACTCATTTTGATGGTATCACTCTATATGGTGAGCAGCATTCTACTGAACCACTTCAGGTTCATAGTAAGGTGAAGCCAATTTTGAAAAGAGCAAGGAAATCTGAGAATGGTGAGCTCAAGTCCGCGAAACGAGTCAGGTTTAATCCTAGTTGTAAAGATGAATGTGAAGGGGCATCAGAGCTAGAAGTTTCTTGGGCAGCTCCTGCAGCAGCAAATTCTAGTTCTCAAGAAAATGAATCTATTCTTGACAACAGTAGGCCGAATGTTCCTGATCATATTCTCAACCCTTCAAAGTATATTCACTATAGTTTGGATTCTTCTAGCAAGCTTGATGATGAATCAAATATTCAAGCTTGCGCATACCTTCTCGAGGAGGTTAAGAAGTTGAAGCATGATCAATTGGCACGAGAAACTATGGATGTGTCAGCTACTAATCCTAAATCACCAGCCTTTGTACCTAGGCAGAAGAACTCATATGCTATAGCAGCAAATGATGCAACTCCGTCAAAGGAAATGATTAAAGATGCTTGTAATGAATCGTTGCACCCAAAAGGCTTTCCGGTTGCCATTGCCGCTGTAGAGGCTCAAGAAAGTGGAGATCCAATGGAAGAGGATATGGAAGCACATGTAGGTGACAATAACATCGTGTCCCATAAACAAGAACGCAGCTATCGAAGAACTCGATCAATTGGTTATATTCCTTTTGCGAGGAACAATTGTTGA